The following are from one region of the Mannheimia granulomatis genome:
- a CDS encoding aldo/keto reductase: MKQRRFGKTNKMVSEIGLGTWQLGTKWGDPFNHREAMAILETAYEQGINFIDTADVYNNGQSEKAIGEILKKYPDFFYVVTKCGRALNPHTAEMYTPQAIEKFVDGSLSRLGTEKLDMILLHCPPTSVYCNDEIFSKLEQLKTSGKLIDYGVSIETVEKGLLAMDYDIAAMEVIFNMFRLKPLEQLFPTAQQKDVGIIARVPLASGLLTGRYNANTKFGKDDHRTFNRQGEAFDKGETFSGVDYQLGLQAVEELKALFGTEDLIPYALRWVLMNNAVSTVIPGASKVSQVITNAEADNFSSLSESEMQKVEEIYNRLIRPSVYHLW; encoded by the coding sequence ATGAAACAACGCAGATTTGGTAAAACCAACAAAATGGTGTCAGAAATTGGTTTAGGTACTTGGCAGCTTGGGACGAAATGGGGTGATCCGTTTAATCACCGAGAGGCAATGGCAATTTTAGAAACTGCTTATGAGCAAGGCATCAATTTTATTGATACCGCTGATGTGTATAACAACGGGCAAAGTGAGAAAGCCATTGGTGAGATTTTAAAAAAATACCCTGACTTTTTCTATGTGGTTACCAAGTGTGGGCGGGCGTTAAATCCACATACCGCTGAAATGTACACGCCACAGGCAATCGAAAAATTTGTTGATGGTAGTTTAAGCCGTTTAGGTACAGAAAAGTTGGATATGATTTTGCTTCATTGCCCACCAACTTCTGTGTATTGCAATGATGAGATCTTTTCTAAATTAGAACAGCTTAAAACTAGCGGAAAATTAATCGACTACGGTGTGAGTATCGAAACTGTCGAAAAAGGTTTGTTGGCAATGGATTACGATATTGCGGCAATGGAAGTGATCTTCAATATGTTCCGTCTAAAACCGCTCGAACAGCTATTCCCGACAGCACAACAAAAAGATGTTGGCATTATTGCCCGAGTGCCTTTAGCAAGTGGTTTATTAACCGGTAGATATAATGCCAATACGAAATTTGGAAAAGACGATCACCGCACATTTAACCGACAAGGTGAAGCCTTTGATAAAGGTGAAACTTTCTCCGGCGTGGACTATCAACTTGGCTTACAAGCCGTGGAAGAACTGAAAGCCTTATTCGGCACGGAAGATTTAATTCCTTATGCATTACGTTGGGTATTGATGAATAATGCGGTAAGTACAGTGATTCCTGGGGCAAGTAAAGTTTCACAAGTGATTACTAATGCAGAGGCGGATAACTTCTCATCATTAAGTGAAAGCGAAATGCAAAAAGTGGAAGAGATTTATAACCGATTAATTCGCCCAAGTGTATATCATTTGTGGTAA
- the xylA gene encoding xylose isomerase, with protein MSNYFDKISKVQFEGANSTNPFAFKHYNPNEVILGKTMAEHLRLAVCYWHTFCWTGNDMFGVGSLDRSWQKTGDLLQGAKQKAEIAFEFFQKLGVPYYCFHDVDIAPEGNNFKEYLHNFNTIVDILEKKQAETGVKLLWGTANCFTNPRYMSGASTNPNPEVFAWAAAQVFTAMNATQRLGGENYVLWGGREGYKTLLNTDLKREREQIGRFMQLVVEHKHKIVFKGILLIEPKPQEPTKHQYDYDVATVYGFLKQFGLENEIKMNIEANHATLAGHTFQHEIATATALGIFGSIDANRGDPQLGWDTDQFPNSVEENTLVMYEILKAGGFTTGGFNFDAKIRRQSTDPYDLFHAHIGAMDVLALSLKQAAKMFEDQTLQKVVDNRYAGWNQDLGQQILTGKASLEALAKIVETQGLDPKPVSGQQEYLENLVNSYIYR; from the coding sequence ATGTCTAACTATTTTGACAAAATCTCGAAAGTCCAATTTGAAGGAGCAAACTCAACCAATCCTTTTGCGTTTAAACACTATAATCCAAATGAAGTGATTTTAGGAAAAACAATGGCTGAGCATCTGCGTTTAGCGGTCTGTTATTGGCACACATTCTGCTGGACAGGTAATGATATGTTTGGTGTCGGTTCATTGGATCGTAGCTGGCAAAAAACTGGCGATTTATTGCAAGGTGCGAAACAAAAAGCGGAAATTGCCTTTGAGTTTTTCCAAAAATTAGGTGTGCCTTACTACTGTTTCCACGATGTAGATATCGCCCCTGAAGGCAATAATTTCAAAGAATATCTCCATAACTTCAACACCATTGTAGATATTTTAGAGAAAAAACAAGCAGAAACCGGCGTAAAATTATTGTGGGGGACGGCAAACTGCTTTACTAATCCTCGCTATATGTCAGGTGCTTCGACCAACCCAAATCCGGAAGTCTTTGCTTGGGCGGCGGCACAAGTCTTTACCGCAATGAACGCTACCCAACGCTTAGGCGGTGAAAACTATGTGTTATGGGGCGGACGTGAAGGTTATAAAACCTTACTCAATACCGATCTCAAACGTGAGCGTGAACAAATCGGTCGCTTTATGCAATTAGTGGTAGAACATAAACATAAAATCGTCTTTAAAGGCATACTATTAATTGAGCCAAAACCACAAGAGCCAACCAAACACCAATACGATTACGATGTAGCAACCGTTTACGGTTTCTTAAAACAGTTCGGTTTAGAAAATGAAATCAAAATGAACATTGAAGCCAACCACGCGACGCTTGCAGGACATACCTTCCAACACGAAATTGCGACTGCAACGGCATTAGGCATCTTTGGTTCTATCGACGCTAACCGTGGCGACCCACAATTAGGCTGGGATACCGACCAATTCCCAAACAGCGTGGAAGAAAACACCCTTGTAATGTACGAAATCTTAAAAGCAGGCGGTTTCACTACAGGCGGTTTCAACTTTGATGCGAAAATCCGCCGCCAAAGCACCGACCCGTATGATTTATTCCATGCTCATATCGGTGCAATGGATGTGTTAGCATTATCACTAAAACAAGCGGCGAAAATGTTTGAAGACCAAACGTTACAAAAAGTGGTCGATAACCGCTACGCAGGCTGGAATCAAGATCTTGGTCAGCAAATCTTAACAGGCAAAGCCAGCCTTGAAGCTCTCGCTAAAATCGTAGAAACCCAAGGCTTAGATCCAAAACCAGTTTCCGGTCAGCAAGAATATTTAGAAAATTTAGTGAATAGCTATATTTATCGTTAA
- the xylG gene encoding D-xylose ABC transporter ATP-binding protein encodes MAKLLEMNNITKKFGEVVALNNISISLETGEILSLCGENGSGKSTLMKVLCGIYPAGEYEGEIYFSGEKLIAKNIKDTEEKGISIIHQELTLVKNMSILENMFLGNEITQSGLTCDNEMYLRCKTLLEQVQLDIDPNTKVGELGLGQQQLVEIAKALNKQVRLLILDEPTASLTEKETDILLNLIKDLKAHNIACVYISHKLNEVKAISDKICVIRDGEHIGTRSAMGMSEDDIITMMVGREITSLYPHEPHEIGEEILRVENITAWHPTNTHIKRVDNANFVLHKGEILGVAGLVGSGRTEMAQCIFGSYQGKYQADIYLNNQKIKIKNCAQAIENHIVMVPEDRKKHGIVPIMGVGKNITLSALPQFCFGKKVINEPLEETIINQSIAKLKVKTSSPELAIGRLSGGNQQKAILAKCLLLNPKILILDEPTRGIDVGAKYEIYKLINQLAQEGMAIIVISSELPEVLGISDRVLVMHEGKIKANLINQNLTQEKVMEAALKE; translated from the coding sequence ATGGCGAAATTATTAGAAATGAATAACATCACTAAAAAATTTGGTGAAGTTGTAGCATTAAATAATATTTCAATTTCCCTTGAAACCGGTGAAATACTTTCTTTGTGTGGTGAAAATGGTTCAGGCAAATCAACCTTAATGAAAGTATTGTGTGGCATTTATCCTGCCGGTGAGTATGAAGGGGAAATCTATTTTTCCGGCGAGAAACTGATTGCCAAAAATATTAAAGATACCGAAGAAAAAGGCATTTCCATTATTCACCAAGAATTGACCTTAGTAAAAAATATGTCGATTTTGGAGAATATGTTTTTAGGGAATGAAATTACCCAATCTGGATTGACCTGTGATAACGAAATGTATCTGCGTTGTAAAACCTTGCTAGAGCAAGTGCAACTGGATATTGACCCAAACACCAAAGTTGGGGAGTTAGGCTTAGGGCAGCAACAATTGGTTGAAATTGCCAAAGCATTGAACAAACAGGTGCGTTTATTAATTTTGGACGAACCAACAGCCTCTCTTACTGAAAAAGAAACCGATATTCTGCTTAATTTAATTAAAGACTTAAAAGCTCATAACATTGCTTGCGTTTATATTTCTCACAAATTGAACGAAGTCAAAGCCATTTCCGACAAAATCTGTGTAATTCGTGATGGTGAGCATATCGGTACGCGTTCGGCAATGGGGATGAGTGAAGATGATATTATCACGATGATGGTCGGGCGTGAAATTACCTCGCTTTACCCACACGAACCGCACGAGATTGGCGAAGAAATTTTGCGTGTTGAAAACATTACCGCTTGGCACCCAACTAATACGCATATCAAGCGGGTAGATAATGCCAATTTTGTGCTACACAAAGGTGAAATTTTAGGTGTGGCAGGTTTGGTCGGTTCAGGGCGAACTGAAATGGCACAATGTATTTTCGGCTCTTATCAAGGAAAATATCAGGCAGATATTTATCTCAACAATCAAAAAATAAAAATTAAAAATTGTGCTCAAGCCATTGAAAATCACATTGTAATGGTGCCGGAAGATCGCAAAAAACACGGCATTGTGCCGATTATGGGGGTAGGCAAAAATATTACTCTCTCTGCACTGCCACAATTTTGTTTTGGAAAAAAAGTGATAAATGAACCGCTTGAAGAAACCATTATCAACCAATCTATTGCCAAACTAAAAGTAAAAACTTCCTCGCCTGAATTAGCCATTGGGCGGTTAAGTGGCGGTAATCAACAAAAAGCGATTTTAGCAAAATGTTTGCTGCTCAATCCGAAAATCTTAATTTTAGACGAGCCGACACGCGGTATTGATGTAGGGGCAAAATATGAAATTTATAAACTTATCAATCAATTAGCCCAAGAAGGAATGGCGATTATTGTGATCTCTTCCGAATTACCAGAAGTATTAGGCATTAGCGACCGTGTGTTAGTAATGCACGAGGGCAAAATCAAAGCAAATCTCATCAACCAGAATTTAACCCAAGAAAAAGTGATGGAAGCGGCACTTAAGGAGTAA
- a CDS encoding sugar ABC transporter permease → MNKLKSINLQVYIMLIAIVVIMSFFSIATDGAYLSARNISNLLRQTSITGILAIGMVFVIISAEIDLSVGSLMGLLGGFAAISNVWWGWPLPLTILVTLLLGLVIGSWNGWWVAYQKVPSFIVTLAGMLAFRGILVGITNGTTVSPISEEMTTIGQGYLPDMVGMILGTVAVFCFIAWGSYQRKARQNLNLTVSPMPKETVKYGLVAILVLGAIYLLNDYRGMPIPVLILCLLAVAGTFIARKTAFGRHIYAIGGNIEAARLSGIAVEKVKLTIFALNGLLVAVAGLILSSRLGAGAPSAGQNAELDAIAACVIGGASLAGGIGTIYGVVIGAFIIALLDNGMSMLDVPTFWQYIVKGAILLLAVWVDTISKKKA, encoded by the coding sequence ATGAATAAGTTAAAATCCATTAATTTACAAGTCTATATTATGCTGATTGCCATTGTAGTGATTATGAGTTTTTTCTCAATCGCAACAGATGGCGCCTATTTAAGTGCAAGAAATATCTCTAACCTGTTACGCCAAACTTCCATCACCGGTATCCTTGCCATTGGTATGGTGTTTGTGATTATCTCGGCAGAAATTGACTTATCGGTTGGCTCACTAATGGGGCTACTCGGTGGTTTTGCGGCAATCAGTAATGTTTGGTGGGGCTGGCCGTTACCTTTAACTATCCTTGTTACGCTTCTCTTAGGCTTAGTGATTGGATCGTGGAACGGCTGGTGGGTTGCCTATCAAAAAGTCCCATCTTTTATTGTAACCCTTGCGGGTATGCTGGCGTTTCGTGGAATCTTAGTAGGTATTACTAATGGTACAACGGTTTCGCCTATCAGCGAAGAGATGACCACTATCGGTCAAGGCTACTTGCCTGATATGGTAGGGATGATTTTAGGCACTGTTGCGGTCTTTTGCTTTATCGCTTGGGGGAGTTATCAACGTAAAGCTAGACAGAATCTGAATTTGACCGTTTCTCCAATGCCAAAAGAAACCGTGAAATACGGTCTTGTAGCAATTCTCGTGCTAGGTGCAATCTATCTACTTAACGATTATCGTGGTATGCCAATTCCTGTATTAATTCTCTGCTTATTAGCGGTTGCTGGTACATTTATTGCGAGAAAAACGGCATTTGGTCGTCATATTTACGCGATTGGTGGCAATATTGAGGCGGCTCGTTTATCGGGCATTGCAGTGGAAAAAGTTAAGTTAACCATTTTTGCTCTTAACGGTTTATTAGTGGCCGTTGCCGGTTTGATTTTAAGCTCTCGACTTGGTGCAGGTGCACCATCAGCAGGGCAAAATGCTGAGCTTGATGCCATTGCTGCCTGTGTCATTGGTGGGGCAAGTTTAGCGGGTGGTATCGGTACAATTTACGGTGTTGTTATCGGAGCATTTATCATTGCTTTACTGGATAACGGAATGAGTATGCTTGATGTGCCAACCTTCTGGCAATATATCGTAAAAGGGGCGATTTTACTGCTTGCGGTTTGGGTGGATACAATAAGCAAGAAAAAAGCCTAA